The Peribacillus simplex genome contains a region encoding:
- the efp gene encoding elongation factor P, whose protein sequence is MISVNDFRTGVTIEVDNGIWQVIEFQHVKPGKGAAFVRSKLRNLRTGSIQEKTFRAGEKVAKAHIENRKMQYLYASGDSHVFMDNETYDQIELPASSIERELKFLKENMEVHIMTFQAETLGVELPNTVELEVAETEPGIKGDTSSGGTKSAVLETGLSVQVPFFINQGDKLLINTNEGSYVSRA, encoded by the coding sequence ATGATTTCTGTAAACGATTTTCGCACGGGTGTTACAATTGAAGTAGATAATGGAATTTGGCAGGTTATCGAGTTCCAACATGTTAAACCTGGTAAAGGTGCAGCTTTTGTACGCTCTAAACTTCGTAACCTTCGTACGGGTTCAATCCAAGAGAAAACATTCCGTGCTGGTGAAAAAGTTGCTAAAGCACATATCGAAAACCGCAAGATGCAGTACCTTTATGCAAGTGGAGATAGCCATGTATTCATGGATAACGAAACGTATGACCAAATCGAACTGCCTGCTTCAAGCATTGAACGTGAACTTAAATTCCTTAAGGAAAATATGGAAGTACATATCATGACTTTCCAAGCGGAAACACTTGGGGTCGAGCTTCCAAACACAGTGGAACTTGAAGTGGCGGAGACTGAGCCGGGAATTAAAGGAGATACATCTTCAGGCGGCACGAAATCAGCCGTACTTGAGACGGGCCTTTCGGTTCAAGTTCCATTCTTCATCAACCAAGGTGACAAATTATTGATCAACACTAATGAAGGTTCTTACGTATCACGTGCATAA
- the spoIIIAD gene encoding stage III sporulation protein AD, translated as MKIVAIALVATFLALIIKEQKPNFAFLLVVFVGCSIFLFLADKIYEIILMLEKIAVNANVNTVYLETILKIIGIAYIAEFASQITKDAGQGSLASKIELSGKILILAMAIPILTVIIETILQMLPS; from the coding sequence ATAAAAATCGTGGCCATTGCCCTAGTTGCCACCTTTTTGGCACTGATCATCAAAGAGCAAAAACCAAATTTCGCATTCCTGCTAGTCGTTTTTGTAGGATGCTCCATTTTTCTTTTTTTAGCTGACAAAATATACGAAATCATTTTAATGTTAGAAAAAATTGCGGTTAATGCGAATGTGAATACCGTGTATCTAGAGACCATCTTAAAAATAATCGGAATTGCCTATATAGCAGAATTCGCTTCTCAAATTACAAAAGATGCGGGGCAAGGTTCGCTCGCTTCCAAAATAGAATTGAGCGGAAAAATCTTGATTCTTGCCATGGCGATTCCGATTTTGACGGTCATTATCGAAACGATTTTACAGATGCTCCCAAGTTAA
- the spoIIIAA gene encoding stage III sporulation protein AA, producing METILSFLPKKLNEQLRGMTPMMIDKMEELRIRVGRPLEVIVGGKPYFFSYEVTHLDADQLLNQIGQFSLYTLEEELKRGYITIAGGHRVGLAGKVILENGSVKAIRDISSFNIRVAREKIGAAEPLTSYLYDGEWQHTMLIGAPQTGKTTILRDIARMISSGNEKRGIAPQKVGIVDERSEIAGCVHGVPQLEFGTRVDVLDGCPKAEGMMMMIRSMSPDVLIVDEIGRAADAQAVLEAVNAGIKLMITTHGHTLDEIKKRPFIAEILKQNIFERFIELQRSKSGKRSYKVLDAAGVPIFLGESVNPHV from the coding sequence ATGGAAACGATTCTTTCTTTTTTACCGAAAAAATTAAACGAGCAACTCCGGGGTATGACACCGATGATGATCGATAAGATGGAAGAGCTGCGAATTCGGGTTGGAAGGCCGCTTGAGGTCATTGTAGGAGGGAAACCATACTTCTTTTCCTATGAAGTGACCCATCTGGATGCCGATCAATTATTGAATCAAATAGGTCAATTTTCGTTATATACACTTGAGGAAGAATTAAAGCGAGGTTATATAACCATAGCGGGCGGACATCGGGTGGGGCTTGCTGGGAAGGTGATCCTTGAAAATGGGTCGGTCAAAGCGATCAGGGATATATCCTCATTCAATATTCGGGTTGCACGTGAAAAAATAGGTGCAGCTGAACCACTCACTTCATATTTATATGACGGGGAATGGCAGCATACTATGTTGATCGGTGCTCCGCAAACGGGAAAAACGACCATATTACGTGATATTGCAAGAATGATATCCAGTGGTAATGAAAAACGCGGCATTGCTCCTCAAAAGGTGGGGATAGTGGACGAGCGCTCGGAAATTGCCGGATGTGTTCATGGAGTGCCGCAGCTCGAATTTGGAACGAGGGTTGATGTGCTCGATGGATGTCCTAAAGCGGAAGGGATGATGATGATGATCCGTTCGATGTCCCCGGATGTATTGATCGTGGATGAAATAGGTCGCGCAGCGGATGCACAGGCTGTGCTGGAAGCGGTGAATGCAGGTATTAAACTCATGATAACCACACATGGCCATACACTGGATGAGATTAAGAAGCGACCTTTTATCGCCGAAATATTAAAGCAAAACATCTTTGAACGTTTTATAGAATTACAGAGAAGTAAATCCGGTAAGAGGAGCTACAAAGTCCTAGATGCAGCGGGGGTTCCCATTTTCTTGGGAGAAAGTGTGAACCCGCATGTTTAA
- the spoIIIAB gene encoding stage III sporulation protein SpoIIIAB, giving the protein MFKIIGAAIIMIATTWAGFEAAKKLSMRPRQLRQLKVAMQSLEAEIMYGHTPLKEAARKLSKQMAKPLSIFFDTFANRLESGETTVKEAWDDSLKRIWQSLALQQGEFEILSQFGETLGKSDKYHQQKQIMLTMAHLEREESDALDRQGKYEKMMKSLGFLSGLLLIILLM; this is encoded by the coding sequence ATGTTTAAGATAATAGGGGCAGCGATAATTATGATTGCAACGACATGGGCTGGTTTCGAAGCCGCGAAAAAGTTAAGTATGAGGCCTCGTCAACTGAGACAGCTGAAAGTCGCCATGCAATCGCTTGAAGCTGAAATCATGTATGGTCATACACCTTTGAAAGAAGCGGCAAGGAAACTTTCTAAGCAGATGGCCAAACCTTTATCCATCTTTTTCGATACATTTGCAAATCGACTCGAGTCAGGTGAGACCACCGTCAAAGAAGCATGGGATGATAGTTTGAAGAGAATATGGCAATCCCTTGCTTTACAACAGGGAGAATTCGAGATTCTTTCACAGTTTGGGGAGACGCTTGGAAAAAGCGATAAATATCATCAGCAAAAGCAAATCATGCTAACGATGGCACACTTGGAAAGGGAAGAGAGCGATGCACTCGACCGCCAGGGAAAATATGAAAAAATGATGAAAAGTCTTGGTTTTTTATCCGGGCTATTATTGATCATCTTGCTGATGTAG
- the spoIIIAC gene encoding stage III sporulation protein AC, which produces MGIDVDIIFKIAGVGLVVAFLHTILDQVGKKEYAQWVTLFGFIYILFMVASVVEDLFQKIKSVFLFQ; this is translated from the coding sequence ATGGGCATTGATGTGGACATCATATTTAAAATAGCGGGTGTTGGGCTAGTTGTGGCATTTCTTCACACGATACTCGATCAGGTTGGGAAAAAGGAATATGCCCAGTGGGTGACACTTTTCGGATTTATCTATATTTTATTCATGGTTGCTTCTGTTGTAGAGGATTTATTTCAAAAAATTAAATCTGTATTTCTATTTCAGTAA